Proteins encoded by one window of Chryseobacterium aquaeductus:
- a CDS encoding DUF4476 domain-containing protein, with the protein MKNIFISLMLFVGIYSFSQEAGKAGELLKNEVSKNDIESPDAKRQDSRNNNSSNSVFRNPKNSAKRPINPNYQWNMNFGSSEVFLRIPEYGYFSVELGDQQISNNSGKYRFFDLPSGRIPLSIYDNGFLIYKTTLNVRNNSRLVLDFFTNQGLFLLDSYPIQNDYYGFNNWNDVWNNLYGNTGNNWSGNYSNGMNDNDFREFFNMMKKSSSFDDNKIAFINTHGRHSMFTSQQINVLVKDLSFDKNKLILAKSMFSKCVDKHKYYIVGDALDFEKSRRELMDFISKN; encoded by the coding sequence ATGAAAAATATATTTATCAGTTTGATGCTTTTTGTAGGAATTTATTCATTTTCACAGGAAGCGGGAAAAGCAGGAGAGCTTCTGAAAAATGAAGTATCGAAAAATGATATTGAATCTCCTGACGCAAAAAGACAGGATTCCAGAAACAATAATTCAAGTAACTCCGTATTCAGAAATCCAAAAAATTCTGCCAAAAGACCAATAAATCCAAATTATCAATGGAATATGAATTTCGGATCTTCTGAAGTTTTTCTCAGAATTCCTGAGTACGGATATTTCAGCGTTGAATTGGGAGATCAGCAGATTTCAAACAATTCTGGGAAATACAGATTTTTTGATTTACCATCCGGAAGAATTCCGCTTTCAATTTATGATAACGGATTTTTGATATACAAAACCACTCTGAATGTGAGAAATAACAGCAGATTAGTTTTAGATTTTTTCACTAATCAAGGGCTTTTTTTACTGGATTCTTATCCTATTCAAAACGACTATTACGGTTTTAATAATTGGAATGATGTCTGGAATAATCTTTATGGAAATACTGGAAATAACTGGTCTGGAAATTATTCTAATGGTATGAATGATAACGATTTCCGTGAATTTTTCAATATGATGAAGAAAAGCTCTTCATTTGATGATAATAAAATTGCTTTTATAAATACTCATGGAAGGCATTCTATGTTTACATCCCAGCAAATCAACGTTTTGGTAAAAGATCTTAGTTTTGATAAGAATAAATTAATTTTAGCGAAATCTATGTTTTCAAAATGTGTTGACAAGCATAAGTATTATATTGTGGGTGATGCGTTAGATTTCGAAAAAAGCAGAAGAGAACTTATGGATTTTATATCTAAAAATTGA